In Eublepharis macularius isolate TG4126 chromosome 4, MPM_Emac_v1.0, whole genome shotgun sequence, the following are encoded in one genomic region:
- the LOC129327089 gene encoding zinc finger protein 501-like — protein MQGLLTFEDVAVHFSEGEWALLDPTRRALYRDVMKENYENMISLILAITKPDMISQLERVGEPWAEELDCAGQNKENADRVRENSNGDLQLENSELVDSHWMLLRRDEEATPQPHKKEEAPRTQLGLKKLRANPLVEKVQEPVILTGKNMGTAETGKETQAVCSLCGKSFNNRASLMRHQRIHTGEKPHICMDCGKSFNKRSNLITHQRIHTGEKPYSCMDCGKSFSLSSSLVRHQRIHTGEKPYQCSVCERSFNQKPSLIVHERTHRREKPYKCSACEKSYSHVTSLMAHEKIHREEKPYKCPKCEKRFSFSSQLTTHQRIHVEEKPYKCSVCKRGFSRPSSLVVHERIHTGEKPYKCADCEKSFPSNSSLLRHQLTHTEEKLGTCSDCGKSIAPSSGIQRIQAGRKLSRCIDCEKRFSLGSACISRGESRCKDQRPSNKLARGQHFSIQTIDPAAVQREGSTFWQSSQPIHYQINYIGWE, from the exons TCATGAAAGAGAACTACGAGAATATGATCTCGCTGA TTCTGGCCATCACAAAACCCGACATGATCTCTCAGCTGGAGCGAGTGGGCGAGCCGTGGGCAGAGGAGCTAGACTGTGCTGGGCAAAACAAAGAAA ATGCTGATCGAGTAAGAGAGAACAGCAATGGGGACCTTCAGCTGGAGAACTCTGAGCTTGTGGACTCACATTGGATGTTGTTGAGACGAGATGAGGAGGCCACACCCCAGCCCCACAAAAAGGAAGAAGCCCCCAGGACTCAGCTAGGATTAAAGAAGCTGCGGGCAAACCCCCTGGTGGAGAAAGTGCAAGAGCCCGTAATTCTTACGGGCAAGAACATGGGTACTGCAGAAACAGGGAAGGAGACCCAAGCGGTGTGCTCtctgtgtgggaaaagctttaatAACAGAGCAAGTCTGATGAGGCACcagaggatccacacaggggagaaaccgcaCATCTGCATggattgtgggaaaagcttcaacaAGCGGTCTAATCTCATTACCCACCAGAGAATCCACACGGGCGAGAAGCCATACAGCTGCATggattgtgggaaaagcttcagcctGAGCTCGAGCCTTGTCAGGCACCAGAGAatccacacgggggagaagccgTACCAGTGCTCAGTCTGTGAAAGAAGCTTCAATCAGAAACCCTCGCTCATTGTTCACGAGAGAACCCATCGGCGGGAGAAGCCGTACAAGTGCTCAGCTTGTGAAAAAAGCTACAGTCATGTGACGAGCCTGATGGCACACGAGAAAATTCACCGTGAAGAAAAGCCGTACAAATGCCCCAAGTGCGAGAAAAGGTTCAGCTTCAGCTCGCAACTCACCACACACCAGAGGATCCATGTGGAAGAGAAGCCGTACAAGTGCTCGGTCTGCAAGAGGGGGTTCAGCCGGCCCTCCAGCCTGGTGGTGCATGAGAGAATCCACACGGGTGAGAAGCCGTACAAGTGCGCAGATTGTGAAAAAAGTTTCCCTTCGAACTCAAGTTTGTTGAGACACCAGCTGACCCACACAGAAGAGAAACTGGGCACATGCTCGGATTGTGGGAAAAGCATTGCTCCCAGTTCAGGCATCCAGAGAATCCAGGCAGGACGGAAACTGTCTCGGTGCATAGACTGTGAGAAACGGTTCAGCTTGGGTTCTGCTTGTATCTCCCGGGGAGAGAGTCGTTGCAAGGATCAGAGACCTTCTAACAAGCTGGCCAGGGGCCAGCATTTTAGCATCCAAACTATTGATCCTGCAGCAGTACAAAGAGAGGGCAGTACCTTTTGGCAAAGCTCTCAGCCCATTCATTATCAAATTAACTACATAGGATGGGAGTGA